The Ovis aries strain OAR_USU_Benz2616 breed Rambouillet chromosome 11, ARS-UI_Ramb_v3.0, whole genome shotgun sequence genome window below encodes:
- the ADAM11 gene encoding disintegrin and metalloproteinase domain-containing protein 11 isoform X4: MQGARLPVCCPRPSCSSKQAEAEKEKVRRGHPTVHSETKYVELIVINDHQLFGQMRQSVVLTSNFAKSVVNLADVMYKEQLNTRIVLVAMETWADGDKIQVQDDLLETLARLMVYRREGLPEASDATHLFSGRTFQSTSSGAAYVGGICSLSRGGGVNEYDNMGAMAVTLAQTLGQNLGMMWNKHRSSAGDCKCPDNWLGCIMEDTGFYLPRKFSRCSIDEYNQFLQEGGGSCLFNKPLKLLDPPECGNGFVEAGEECDCGSVQECSRAGGNCCKKCTLTHDAMCSDGLCCRRCKYEPRGVSCREAVNECDIAETCTGDSSQCPPNLHKLDGYYCDHEQGRCYGGRCKTRDRQCQALWGHAAADRFCYEKLNVEGTERGNCGRKGSGWVQCNKQDVLCGFLLCVNISGAPRLGDLGGDISSVTFYHQGKELDCRGGHVQLADGSDLSYVEDGTACGPNMLCLDHRCLPASAFNFSTCPGSGERRICSHHGVCSNEGKCICQPDWTGKDCSIHNPLPTSPPTGETERYKGPSGTNIIIGSIAGAVLVAAIVLGGTGWGFKNIRRGRYDPTQQGAV, encoded by the exons ATGCAGGGAGCCAG GCTGCCTGTTTGCTGCCCCAGACCATCCTGCTCCTCCAAACAGGCCGAGgctgagaaggaaaag GTCCGCCGGGGCCACCCTACAGTGCACAGTGAGACCAAGTATGTGGAGCTGATTGTGATCAATGACCACCAGCTG TTCGGGCAGATGCGGCAGTCGGTGGTCCTCACCAGCAACTTTGCCAAGTCCGTGGTGAACCTGGCAGATGTG ATGTACAAGGAGCAGCTCAATACCCGCATCGTGCTGGTTGCCATGGAAACGTGGGCAGATGGGGACAAGATACAGGTGCAGGATGACCTCCTGGAGACCCTGGCCAGGCTCATGGTCTACAGGCGGGAGGGCCTGCCTGAGGCCAGTGATGCCACCCACCTCTTCTC GGGCAGAACTTTCCAGAGCACCAGCAGTGGGGCTGCCTACGTGGGGGGCATCTGCTCGCTGTCTAGAGGAGGGGGCGTGAACGAG TATGACAACATGGGGGCCATGGCGGTGACTTTGGCCCAGACGCTGGGGCAGAACCTGGGCATGATGTGGAATAAACACCGGAGCTCGGCAG GGGACTGCAAATGTCCGGACAACTGGCTGGGTTGCATCATGGAGGACACTGG GTTCTATCTGCCCCGCAAGTTCTCGCGCTGCAGCATCGACGAGTACAACCAGTTCCTTCAGGAGGGCGGCGGGAGCTGCCTCTTCAACAAGCCCCTCAAG CTCCTGGACCCGCCTGAGTGCGGGAACGGCTTCGTGGAGGCGGGGGAGGAGTGCGACTGCGGCTCGGTGCAG GAGTGCAGCCGCGCGGGAGGGAACTGTTGCAAGAAATGCACTCTGACTCACGACGCCATGTGTAGCGACGGTCTCTGCTGTCGCCGCTGCAAG TACGAGCCGCGGGGTGTGTCCTGTCGAGAGGCTGTGAACGAGTGCGACATCGCGGAGACCTGCACCGGGGACTCGAGCCAG TGTCCACCTAACCTGCACAAGCTGGACGGTTACTACTGCGATCACGAACAG GGCCGCTGCTACGGAGGTCGCTGCAAAACCCGGGACCGGCAGTGCCAGGCCCTTTGGGGCCACG CGGCTGCTGATCGCTTCTGCTATGAGAAGCTGAATGTGGAGGGGACAGAACGTGGCAACTGTGGGCGCAAGGGGTCAGGCTGGGTCCAGTGCAATAAACA GGATGTGCTGTGTGGCTTCCTCCTCTGTGTCAACATCTCTGGAGCTCCTCGGCTGGGGGATCTAGGGGGAGACATCAGCAGCGTCACTTTCTACCACCAGGGCAAGGAGCTGGACTGCAG GGGCGGTCATGTGCAGTTGGCTGATGGCTCAGACCTGAGCTACGTGGAGGATGGCACAGCCTGCGGGCCCAACATGTTGTGCCTGGACCATCGCTGCCTGCCAGCCTCTGCCTTCAACTTCAGCACCTGCCCAGGCAGTGGCGAGCGCCGGATCTGCTCCCACCACGGG GTCTGCAGCAACGAAGGGAAGTGCATCTGCCAGCCAGACTGGACAGGCAAAGACTGCAGTATCCACAACCCCCTGCCCACGTCTCCGCCCACGGGGGAGACAGAGAGATATAAGG GTCCCAGCGGCACCAACATCATCATAGGCTCCATCGCCGGGGCTGTTCTGGTTGCAGCCATCGTCCTGGGCGGCACGGGCTGGGGATTTAA AAACATCCGCCGAGGAAGGTACGACCCGACCCAGCAGGGGGCAGTGTGA